The genome window TGCGGACTGACGTCCTTGCGGTGAAGGCTATTCGCCGCGCAGCTGGCGCATCCGCTCCGCCACCGCGTCCGTACTGATGTTCTGCGCGGTGGGCTGACTGGGATCCGTCTGGGCCTGACCGAGCGCCTGCTGGTCATTCCCGGACACCGCAGTGGCGCCGGACTGCTGATTCATCTCGGCACGCAGCTGTTCGAGGCGGGAATGCCCGGCCATCTGCACGCCTGCCTGCTCGACCTCCGCCATCCTGCCCTGCACCGAATTCTGGGCGAGCTCGGCCTGACCGAGCGCATTGGCGTACCGGCGCTCGATCTTCTCACGGACCTGGTCGAGATTCGGCGTATCCCCGCCGGCGACCTGGTCCATCGCCTGCAGGGATTCGGCCACCTTCTCCTGCATCTTCGCCTGCTCCAGCTGGCTGAGGAGCTTGGTCCGCTCCGCCGCCTTCTGCTGCAGCTGCATCGCGTTGCGCTCCACGGCCTTCTTCGCCTGAGCGGCCTGCTGCAGCGCCTGGTCGTGGAGGCTCTTGAGATCCTCCACCGACTGCTCCGCCGTCACCAGCTGAGCCGCGAACGCCTCGGCGGCGTTCTCGTATTCGGTGGCCTTCTGCGCGTCGCCGGTTGCCCGTGCCTGGTCGGACAGGGTCAGTGCCTGCTTCGTGTTGGCCTGCAGCTTCTCGACCTCGGCAAGCTGACGGTTGAGTTTCATCTCAATCTGCCGCTGATTGCCGATCACCGCCGCCGCCTGCTGCGACAGGGCCCGATGCTGGTTCTGCGCCTCCTGGATGGCCTGCTCGATCTGCACCTTGGGATCAGCGTTCTCCTCGATCTTCGAGTCGAACAGGGCCATCAGGTACTTCCAGGCCTTGATGAACGGATTAGCCATGGGTTACATCGACTCCTTAGCGGGGATTTTCACCGGGAACAAACAGACCGAGTATATCAGTGGGCCGAGCGCGTCGGCGTCTTCTCCATACCTGCAGCCAGCTCTGCGGCCGCCACATCAAAGGCCATCATCTCTGCGGCCTCCAGGATCACGGTCGACACATGGACGCCCAGGGCGTGGCAGATACTCGCCAGCAGCTCCGAGGAGACTTCTTTCCGCCCCCGCTCCAGTTCAGAGAGGTAACCCGGGCTCACGTTCGCGGCGACCGCCAGTTCGCGGAGGGTGCGACGGGAATCCTCGCGGAAGGACCGCAGTGTGAGCCCCAGGGCCTCACGCAGCAGCGGTTCGGAGACCGAGGGTGCCACCGGATCGGTGGGCAGAGCGGCCGCCGTCCCGGAGGACGTCGCGGCGGGACGGACAGGGACGTCGTGGACGGGGGCACTGGTCCGCAGACTCGGGTGCCGGTGTTCAAGAAGTGTCGTGTGGTTCGCCATCACAATCTCCAACGGACGGTGGAGCGGTTATGTTCCCGTGAGTCTACCCGGTGCACCGCGACGTGCAGGATGAATGCTCGTCCAGGGCATCGACCGCCCCCCGGAGAGCCTCCAGGGCCCGGAGCACGGTGTACCAGCGGACCAGGTCACGCACGTCGTCCGCGGGCGTTCCCCCGTCGTCACGCCATCCCTCATCGAGGCTGGTGACGCGGGGTCGCCCCTCATCGAGATTCCTGCCCCAGACGCCGATCCAGACCTCTCCGACCGGGTGACCGTCCTGTCGGTCAGGACCGGCGACGCCGGTCACCCCGACCCCCAGATCCGCCTGACACCGCAGCGCGGCGCCCCGGGCGAGCTCCCCGGCGACCGTCGGGTCCACCGGGCCGACCCGGTCCAGCAGAACCGGATCCACCCCAGCCAGGGAGACCTTGAGATCGGTGGCGTACACCACGAGGCCACCGCGCAAGACAGTCGACGCACCGGGCACCGTGGCCACGGTCGCCGCGATCCGACCGGCGGTGAGCGACTCGGCCGTGGCGAAGGTCAGTCCGGCGTCGGTGGCTGCCCGGACCAGACCGGCAGCCGCGGCAGACGCGGCGTCTTCCACCCGGTCCGGACCCACTGTCACTGCTCCGGACGGTTGCGGGAGTCCACCAGGTACTGGACGCCGGTCACCAGGGTGACGGCCACGGCCAGCAGGATCAGCGGAACAGTGATCCAGTCGGTCCAGTCCGGCAACGGTGCGATAACCATCGCCACCGCAACTGTCTGCAGGACGGTCTTGAGTTTCCCGCCCTTGGATGCCGGCACGACCTTGCCGCGTCGGGCCAGGACTGTCCGCCACACGGTGATCCCGAGTTCACGGACGACGATGACGATCGTGACCCACCACCACAGGTCGCCGAGGATGTTCAGCGACACCATCGCCGAGATCATCAGGGCCTTGTCCGCTACCGGATCAGCAAGCTTGCCGTAGTCGGTAATGACCTCGTAGCGACGGGCGAGGAACCCGTCGAGCTGGTCGGTCATCATCAGTGCGCAGAACGCGGCCAGCGCCCACCACCGCAACGAGGTGTGAAGTTCCCTGGCCCCGTCCAACGGACCGGCGGCGATGAGCAGCCAGACAAAGAAGGGGATGAGCACGATCCTGATGGTCGTCAGGACATTGGGGACGTTGTAGCGGTGGACGGCACGGCCCGTGGTGGACCGCCGCCAACGGGGGCCGTGATGACGGTGCTCTCTGCTCTTGTCCTGTGTCTCCTGCACGGCCACCAGTTTACCTGTAGGCCCCCCGGACCTGCTTCCACGGGGCCACCGGTCTGTTGCCTCCTAGCGGTCGGACGCCTCGGCCGGGGCCGCATCGCTGTCCAGGACATGGCGTTCCGGACGCTCCACCTTCACGTTCCTGGACTTGATGAGGCTGGCGATGATCGTCGCCGTGAGCACACCGACAATCACCAGGAGGGACATTGGGGTGGAGATCTCCGGCGCACCGTGCACGCCTTCACCGCCGTTGATGAACGGCAGGTTATTCTCGTGCAGTGCGTGGAAGACCATCTTCACACCGATGAAGGCGAGGATGATGCCCAGCCCGTAGGGCAGGAACACGAGGCGTTCCAGCAGCCCACCCAACAGGAAGTACATCTGGCGCAGACCCATGAGGGACAGGGCGTTGGCGGTGAAGACGATGTAGGGCTCCTGGGTGATGCCGTAAATGGCCGGGATCGAATCCAGGGCGAAGACCAGATCGGTGACCCCGATGGCGATGAGACAGACGAACAGCGGTGTGAGGACCAGCTTTCCGGCACGCCGGAGGAAGAGTTTGTCGGACTCGTAGCCTTCCGAGACCGGAATGACCTTCCGGATGAACTTGATGAGCTTCATGTCGTTCGGATCGGTCTCCGGGACATCCCGGACCTCGTCGAGAACGGTCTTCAGCGCGATCCACAGCAGGAACAGACCGAAGAGGTAGAAGACGTCCGACCAGGCTTCGATGATCGCGGCGCCGAGAGCGATGAAGATTCCGCGGAAGACCAGGGACAGCGCGATACCGATGAGCAGCACCTTCTGCTGGTACTTCGGGGGGATCTTGAATGCGCCCATGAGCAGGGCGAAGACGAAGAGGTTGTCCACGCTGAGAGCCTTCTCCGTGACGTAGCCGGAGAAGAACTCCATACCGTGGGCGTGTGGGTCGCCCGGCTCGCCCCAGGTGAACCAGAGGAAGATGCCGAAGGCGACGGACAGCAGCACGTAGAAGAGGGTCCAGAAACCGGACTCCTTCATCGACGGAGCGTGCGGTTTGCGCACGTGGGAATAGAAGTCGAAAACGAAGAACCCGGCGATCACGGCAATCGTGATGACCCAGGTGAGAGCATTTACTTCCATGACGGAATGAACCTCCGGTCGCGGCGAACGGTGACCGGAGGTCTCCCCCACCACCGACCGCTCTTGGCGGGCCACCGGTGGCCGACACGACCGGGTGGTGGTCGACCCCGCTATGGAGCGGGTCGACTGGGACCACCGTGTTGACGATCTGTGTCGCGGGCGGGGTACTCCCCTCCATGACAAGGCAAGAGTCTAGCAGAGTGCATCCGACGGTGACGGGATCAGAAGACCCCGCCGTTGGCGGAAGGATCGGCCGCCACCACACGCGTCGCCGACTCCTGCGCGGCGGCTCCGCCCGCCTCGCCGGTGGCCCCTTCCCAGTCGGAGGGGTCCTCCTCGCCGAGCAGATCCTTCGGCGCATCCGCCGGATCCGCCCCCTTGATCATCCAGAGCATCGTCTCCAGTTCCTCCGGTTTCACCAGCACTTCGCGGGCCTTGGATCCTTCCGAGGGGCCGACCACACCGCGGGTCTCCATGAGATCCATGAGACGGCCTGCCTTGGCGAACCCGATGCGCAGCTTGCGCTGCAGCATCGAGGTTGACCCGAACTGACTGCTCACCACCAGTTCGACCGCCTGCAGGAGATCCTCGAGATCGTCACCGATGTCGGCGTCGATCTCCTTCTTCGCCTCGACACTCTTGTCCTCGGTGACGCCGTCGGTGTAAGCCGGTTCGGCCTGCGCCTTGGCGGCGTCGACCACGGCCTGGACTTCCTCGTCAGTGACGAAGGCACCCTGCAGACGCTTCGGCTTGTTCGCCCCCTGCGGGATGAACAGGCCGTCGCCCATGCCGATCAGCTTCTCGGCACCGCCCTGGTCGAGGATGACCCGGGAATCCGTCAGCGACGAGGTGGCAAACGCCAGGCGGGACGGCACGTTGGTCTTGATCAGGCCGGTGACGACGTCGACCGACGGACGCTGCGTCGCGAGCACCAGGTGGATACCGGCAGCGCGGGCCTTCTGGGTGATCCGGACGATGGCGTCCTCGATCTCCTTCGGGGCGGTCATCATCAGGTCGGCGAGCTCGTCGACGACACAGACGATGTACGGGTAGGGCCGGTACTCCCGCTCGGAACCGGGCGGGGTCTCGAATTCGCCGGAGGTGATCTTCCGGTTGAAGTCCTTGATGTGGCGCACCCGGGCGAACTTCATGTCCATGTACCGCTGCTCCATCTCCTCGACCAGCCAGGTCAGCGCGGACGCCGCCTTCTTGGGCTGGGTGATGATCGGGGTGATGAGGTGCGGGATCCCTTCATAGGGGGTCAGTTCCACCATCTTGGGGTCGACGAGGATCAGGCGGACCTCCTCCGGGGTCGCGCGCGTGAGGATCGAGACGAGCAGGGAGTTGACGAAGGCGGACTTACCCGAGCCGGTGGAACCGGCGACGAGCAGGTGCGGCATCTTCTGGATCGAGTGGGCCACCATGTCGCCCTCGATGTCCTTGCCGAGACCGATGAGCATCGGGTCGGTGTCCTGAGCGACGGCAGGGGCGTGCAGCACATCGCCGAGCCGCACCATTTCCCGATCGGAGTTGGGCACCTCGATACCGACCGCGGACTTGCCCGGGATCGGGGTGAGCAGGCGAACATTGTCCGTCGCCGCCGCATAGGCGATGTTGGACTGGAGGTTGGTGATCTTCGAGACCTTCACGCCCGGACCGAGTTCCACCTCGTAACGGGTCACCGTCGGTCCCCGGGAGAACCCGGTCACCACAGCGTCGATCTTGAACTCGGTGAAGACCTCGGTGATCGCCTCGATCATCCGGTCATTGGCCGCGCTGTGCAGTGTCGGCGCCTCACCAGGGATGAGCAGGTCGGTCGACGGCAGCTGGTAATCGCCGTCCGCGTGACGGGCCGCCGCAGCGACCGGGGCGGACGCGGGTGCCGGCCCCTTGACGGTGGCGGCGTCCACCCCGGACCGTGCCGCGATACGACGGCGCGCTTCTTCGATTGCCGGGGACGGGCGGGACGCCACCGGGGTGGGGGCAGGTGCGGTCTCCTCGGATTCAGCAACCGAATCCTCGGCAGGCTCCGGTGCGACCTGTTCCAGGAGATCCTGGTCCACGTCATCGACCGGGAAGACACTGGTGTCGAAGTGGTCGGCTTCACTCCAGAAGTCGTCGGGCGCGAGAGGGCCCGGGTCGGCACCTACGGGCAAGCCCGGGATGACCTCGGTGACGGCGTTGTCGTCGACGTCGTCCAAGGGGTAGTTGTCCATCGGGCTGCCGACGGCCCCGTGGACCGGGCGTTCCGGATGCGGGAGGTGCCGCGGGGCAGGGCGGAGCCGCCGGAGCTCCCGCGGAGCAGCGTCCGCGTCCGGGTCCACGGGACCCAGGTCGGTCTCCCGGTCCGCGGATGCGTCCCGGTCGCCCCGACGGACACCGGAGATTCCGAGCCAGGAGGTCAGTTCCCGACCGAGTTCAGCGACAGTCATCCCGGTCAGCTGCAGCGCACCGTAGACGATGGCCAGCAGCAGCAGCGGTACGGCCAGGAAGGCGCTGAAGCCCACCACCATCGGGCCACCGATGAGGCTGCCGACCATGCCGCCGGCAGTTCCCCGGCCCGACACGGTGTCCGGCTGACCGGCGAGGATGTGGAAGATCCCGAGAACCCCGAGGACGACGAGCGCGGTGCCCACGGCCAGCCTGATCCGGGAATGCTGGGTGGTCCCGACACCGACCATAAGAACCCAGGCAGCGCCGAGGAGCAGCACCGGGATGACGTGCGCCCCGGCCCCGATCAGCCAGGTGCAGGCGAAGGCGATCCCGGAACCCACCGCACCACCGATACCGAACCAGAGCGCCGCGGCGAGGACGACCGCCAGGGCGACCGCGCCGAGCGCCGGTCCGTCGGCGCCACCGCCGATCCGGTGTCGCTCCGTCACCGCACCACGGTCGACGCCGGTGTCCGCGGAATTCCCACCTTGGTCGGTGTGACGTGCCCGGGCGCGGTCCAACACCGTGGTGGGGACTGCGTCGTTGTCGTGCTCGTTGTCGGTGACCTGCTCCGAGGTCCGACGTCCGGACTTCTTCGTCTGACCGGACGGGCGGGAGTGCCCGGACTCCCGGCCAGAGCCAGGTCGACTCAGCTGTGAGGTCGACTCCCCACGGCGTGCCCCACGCTGTGACGCACGCTCTGCCCCGCGCTGTGCTCCACCCTGGGACCCGGTCGCACCGCGACTTGTCCGGTCCTCGCGCTGATCGACCCCGTCAGTGAACAGGTCGCCCTCGGAGTCCCCCTGGAGCGAGACCTTCCGGGCGAACCCGCCGATACCGCGCGCGGCACCACCGAACAGCGAGCCCAGGGAGGAACCGACGACGCCGAAGGCGCCCGAGGTCCGTTCAAAGTCGCTCGTGTCGTAGCTGGGGGTACGCCGGGCCGGGGCGGACGCGGCAGACCCGCGACCGGAGGGCCGGGTGGTCGACGTTCTGGAGCGGCTGGTCGTAGGCATGCCTGTCAGTCTAACCCGATAACAACATCTTCAACAGTTGCAACACGCGTCACAACTACCTCAGGTCCGTCAGATCGACCGTCGAACCACCGTATCGACCGGCCCCTCAAAGGTCAGGTTGCAGGCCTTGTCCCGACCATAGAGCCACAGGACGATTTCCGGAGCCTCGCCCGTCACCGTCACCGTTGACGCTGCATTGCCGACGGTCAGCCGGTCCTTCTCCCCGCCGTCACCGTCGGTACGCACCAGATGCACCGACGGTCCCGAGGAACTGAGGAAACCCCGGCCTGCGGTACGCGCGGCAAGCCAGAGCTCGTCCCGCACCGACTGCGGCAGATCACGGGGCACCCACTCCCCTCCCCCACGCCGCACATCCTCATGGTGCACGAAATTCTCCGCGAGATTGATGAAGCGGTCCGCCCACCGCATCGGGTTCCACACCGGCGGACCACTGCGGTAGGCCTCAACCAGTTCGGCGTACGGTCGCTCGCCGACCCGGTCACTGACCGAATCCAGGTGTCCCGACAGGGCGCCGATGAACATCCCCGCCGCAGCATCCGGACGGGACTCGCGGACCACCAGGTGGACGGCGAGATCACGGGTGGTCCACCCCTCGCAGAGCGTCGGGGCGTCCGGCCCCGTGGACAGCAGAAGGTCCGCCAGGGACGTGCGTTCATCATGGGAGACTGACATGTCTCCGGATGTTACGCGCATCCCTGACGGACCGTAGCTCAGGAGCAGCGCCCGTCAGACCGCGACCGTCACAGTGAGGGTGCGTGGTCCTCCGGATCGAGCTCCTCGACGACCTCGCTGGTCATCGGGACGATCGTCGGGACGATCAGCGGTTCACGCTTCCACTTGTCCTTGACAAACTTCGCGACCTTGCGACGCAGGGCCTGCGCCATCCGGTACGGGTCGTTCTCACCCTGGCCTGCGAGATCGAGCATCGAGTTGTCCACGACTTCGGCGACCTGCTTCATCATGGCCTTCGCGTCATCGGAGAAGCCCTTGGCCACGACGTGCGGATCCTCCAGCGGGCGACCACTGCGGTTGTCGATGACGACCGTGACGGAGATGAGACCGCCCTCGGACATCGCGGTGCGGTCCTCGATCTCCTCGGCTCCGACATCACCCATGGTGACGCCGTCGACGTAGAGGTTACCGACTGGAATCTGGCCGACGACCTTGGCGTGACCGTCGACGAGGTCGACGACGACACCGTTCTGGGCGAGGACCGTGTTGTCCGGGTTGACTCCGGTGGAGATCGCCAGCTGACGGTTGGCCCGCAGGTGGCGCCACTCGCCGTGGACCGGCATGGCGTTGCGCGGACGTGCGGCGTTGTAGAGGAACAGCAGTTCCCCGGAGTAGCCGTGGCCGGAGGTGTGGACCATGGCGTCCTTACCGGTGACGACCTCGGCACCGATCTGGGACAGCATGTTGATCACACCGAAGACCGCCTCCTCGTTACCGGGGACCAGCGACGAGGACAGGATGATGAGGTCACCCGGGCGGATGGTGATCTGCCGGTGCTCACGGCGGGCCATCCGGGACAGGGCGGCCATCGGCTCACCCTGGGTGCCGGTGGTGATCAGCACGACCTTGTGCGGAGCCAGGCGGGAGGCCTCGTCCATCGAGACGATGGTGCCACGCGGGGCGGTGAGCAGACCGAGCCGCTCGGCGATCTCCATGTTGCGGATCATCGACCGGCCGTTGAAAGCGACCTTGCGGCCGGCCTTGACGGCGGCGTCGACAGCCATCTGCACACGGGAGACGTTCGAGGCGAAGGACGCCACGAGGACGCGCTGCTTCGCGTTGGCGATCAGCCGGTCCAGGGTGGGGGCGATGCCGGCCTCCGACGGGGAGACGCCGGGGGTGGTGGCGTTCGTCGAGTCGCAGAGGAACAGATCGATACCCTCGTCACCGAAGCGGGACAGGGCCGGCAGGTCGGTCGGACGACCGTCTGCCGGAGTCTGGTCCAGCTTGACGTCACCGGTGTGGACCAGCAGGCCGGCCGGGGTCTTCAGGGCGATACCGAGGCACTCCGGGATGGAGTGGCCCACGTTGAAGAACCGGAGGTCGAAGGGACCGCGGTTCTCATGGGAGGTGTCATCGACCTGGATCAGCTTCGGACGCTGCCGGTGCTCCTGGCACTTCGCTGCGATGAGCGCGCAGGTGAAGCGCGAAGCGATGATCGGGATGTCCGCACGCTGCTTGAGCAGCCACGGGATCGCGCCGATGTGGTCCTCGTGGCCGTGGGTGACGACGAGCGCCTCGACACGGTCCCACTTGCCCTCGAGGTAGGAGAAGTCAGGGAGGATGAGGTCCACGCCCGGTTCGCCCGAGGACGGGAACAGCACACCACAGTCGATGATGAGCAGCCGGTCGTGGTACTCGAAGACGGTCATGTTGCGGCCGATCTCGGAGATACCGCCGAGCGCGACGAGACGCAGGCCGTTCTTCGGTGCCTTCGGCGGCTTCGGCAGGCGCTGGGTGAGGTCGGCACCCTGCATGGTCTGGATGGCATTCTTCCGGCGGTCACCGCCACCGCGGTTGCCGCCACCCCGGTTAGCGCCACGGCTGCCGCCGCGGTTGCCGTTGTCGCGGTTGCTGTCGCCACCGGCGCTGCGGTTACCGCTGCGGGACCGGCGGGACCGGTTACGGTTGCCGCCGGTGGAGGAACGGTTCTCGGAACCGTCCTTCGCACCGGTGTCGGAGGAACGGTCAGGCTGTGCCTGATCCGCCTGCTGGGCTGCGGCGACCCCGCCGTCGTTGAAGGTGGGGGTACCGGTGGTCGCGTCGGCGGCCGCGGCCGTCTCCGCGCTGGGCGGAGCAGCCTTACGGGTCACCTTGCGGGCCCGGGAACGGTTGTCAGTCATTCGTGTCCTTACACGCCT of Corynebacterium terpenotabidum Y-11 contains these proteins:
- a CDS encoding PspA/IM30 family protein, coding for MANPFIKAWKYLMALFDSKIEENADPKVQIEQAIQEAQNQHRALSQQAAAVIGNQRQIEMKLNRQLAEVEKLQANTKQALTLSDQARATGDAQKATEYENAAEAFAAQLVTAEQSVEDLKSLHDQALQQAAQAKKAVERNAMQLQQKAAERTKLLSQLEQAKMQEKVAESLQAMDQVAGGDTPNLDQVREKIERRYANALGQAELAQNSVQGRMAEVEQAGVQMAGHSRLEQLRAEMNQQSGATAVSGNDQQALGQAQTDPSQPTAQNISTDAVAERMRQLRGE
- a CDS encoding helix-turn-helix domain-containing protein, with the protein product MANHTTLLEHRHPSLRTSAPVHDVPVRPAATSSGTAAALPTDPVAPSVSEPLLREALGLTLRSFREDSRRTLRELAVAANVSPGYLSELERGRKEVSSELLASICHALGVHVSTVILEAAEMMAFDVAAAELAAGMEKTPTRSAH
- a CDS encoding CinA family protein, translated to MGPDRVEDAASAAAAGLVRAATDAGLTFATAESLTAGRIAATVATVPGASTVLRGGLVVYATDLKVSLAGVDPVLLDRVGPVDPTVAGELARGAALRCQADLGVGVTGVAGPDRQDGHPVGEVWIGVWGRNLDEGRPRVTSLDEGWRDDGGTPADDVRDLVRWYTVLRALEALRGAVDALDEHSSCTSRCTG
- the pgsA gene encoding CDP-diacylglycerol--glycerol-3-phosphate 3-phosphatidyltransferase; the encoded protein is MQETQDKSREHRHHGPRWRRSTTGRAVHRYNVPNVLTTIRIVLIPFFVWLLIAAGPLDGARELHTSLRWWALAAFCALMMTDQLDGFLARRYEVITDYGKLADPVADKALMISAMVSLNILGDLWWWVTIVIVVRELGITVWRTVLARRGKVVPASKGGKLKTVLQTVAVAMVIAPLPDWTDWITVPLILLAVAVTLVTGVQYLVDSRNRPEQ
- a CDS encoding TerC family protein encodes the protein MEVNALTWVITIAVIAGFFVFDFYSHVRKPHAPSMKESGFWTLFYVLLSVAFGIFLWFTWGEPGDPHAHGMEFFSGYVTEKALSVDNLFVFALLMGAFKIPPKYQQKVLLIGIALSLVFRGIFIALGAAIIEAWSDVFYLFGLFLLWIALKTVLDEVRDVPETDPNDMKLIKFIRKVIPVSEGYESDKLFLRRAGKLVLTPLFVCLIAIGVTDLVFALDSIPAIYGITQEPYIVFTANALSLMGLRQMYFLLGGLLERLVFLPYGLGIILAFIGVKMVFHALHENNLPFINGGEGVHGAPEISTPMSLLVIVGVLTATIIASLIKSRNVKVERPERHVLDSDAAPAEASDR
- a CDS encoding FtsK/SpoIIIE family DNA translocase — encoded protein: MPTTSRSRTSTTRPSGRGSAASAPARRTPSYDTSDFERTSGAFGVVGSSLGSLFGGAARGIGGFARKVSLQGDSEGDLFTDGVDQREDRTSRGATGSQGGAQRGAERASQRGARRGESTSQLSRPGSGRESGHSRPSGQTKKSGRRTSEQVTDNEHDNDAVPTTVLDRARARHTDQGGNSADTGVDRGAVTERHRIGGGADGPALGAVALAVVLAAALWFGIGGAVGSGIAFACTWLIGAGAHVIPVLLLGAAWVLMVGVGTTQHSRIRLAVGTALVVLGVLGIFHILAGQPDTVSGRGTAGGMVGSLIGGPMVVGFSAFLAVPLLLLAIVYGALQLTGMTVAELGRELTSWLGISGVRRGDRDASADRETDLGPVDPDADAAPRELRRLRPAPRHLPHPERPVHGAVGSPMDNYPLDDVDDNAVTEVIPGLPVGADPGPLAPDDFWSEADHFDTSVFPVDDVDQDLLEQVAPEPAEDSVAESEETAPAPTPVASRPSPAIEEARRRIAARSGVDAATVKGPAPASAPVAAAARHADGDYQLPSTDLLIPGEAPTLHSAANDRMIEAITEVFTEFKIDAVVTGFSRGPTVTRYEVELGPGVKVSKITNLQSNIAYAAATDNVRLLTPIPGKSAVGIEVPNSDREMVRLGDVLHAPAVAQDTDPMLIGLGKDIEGDMVAHSIQKMPHLLVAGSTGSGKSAFVNSLLVSILTRATPEEVRLILVDPKMVELTPYEGIPHLITPIITQPKKAASALTWLVEEMEQRYMDMKFARVRHIKDFNRKITSGEFETPPGSEREYRPYPYIVCVVDELADLMMTAPKEIEDAIVRITQKARAAGIHLVLATQRPSVDVVTGLIKTNVPSRLAFATSSLTDSRVILDQGGAEKLIGMGDGLFIPQGANKPKRLQGAFVTDEEVQAVVDAAKAQAEPAYTDGVTEDKSVEAKKEIDADIGDDLEDLLQAVELVVSSQFGSTSMLQRKLRIGFAKAGRLMDLMETRGVVGPSEGSKAREVLVKPEELETMLWMIKGADPADAPKDLLGEEDPSDWEGATGEAGGAAAQESATRVVAADPSANGGVF
- a CDS encoding TIGR03085 family metal-binding protein, whose translation is MSVSHDERTSLADLLLSTGPDAPTLCEGWTTRDLAVHLVVRESRPDAAAGMFIGALSGHLDSVSDRVGERPYAELVEAYRSGPPVWNPMRWADRFINLAENFVHHEDVRRGGGEWVPRDLPQSVRDELWLAARTAGRGFLSSSGPSVHLVRTDGDGGEKDRLTVGNAASTVTVTGEAPEIVLWLYGRDKACNLTFEGPVDTVVRRSI
- a CDS encoding ribonuclease J, translating into MTDNRSRARKVTRKAAPPSAETAAAADATTGTPTFNDGGVAAAQQADQAQPDRSSDTGAKDGSENRSSTGGNRNRSRRSRSGNRSAGGDSNRDNGNRGGSRGANRGGGNRGGGDRRKNAIQTMQGADLTQRLPKPPKAPKNGLRLVALGGISEIGRNMTVFEYHDRLLIIDCGVLFPSSGEPGVDLILPDFSYLEGKWDRVEALVVTHGHEDHIGAIPWLLKQRADIPIIASRFTCALIAAKCQEHRQRPKLIQVDDTSHENRGPFDLRFFNVGHSIPECLGIALKTPAGLLVHTGDVKLDQTPADGRPTDLPALSRFGDEGIDLFLCDSTNATTPGVSPSEAGIAPTLDRLIANAKQRVLVASFASNVSRVQMAVDAAVKAGRKVAFNGRSMIRNMEIAERLGLLTAPRGTIVSMDEASRLAPHKVVLITTGTQGEPMAALSRMARREHRQITIRPGDLIILSSSLVPGNEEAVFGVINMLSQIGAEVVTGKDAMVHTSGHGYSGELLFLYNAARPRNAMPVHGEWRHLRANRQLAISTGVNPDNTVLAQNGVVVDLVDGHAKVVGQIPVGNLYVDGVTMGDVGAEEIEDRTAMSEGGLISVTVVIDNRSGRPLEDPHVVAKGFSDDAKAMMKQVAEVVDNSMLDLAGQGENDPYRMAQALRRKVAKFVKDKWKREPLIVPTIVPMTSEVVEELDPEDHAPSL